The proteins below are encoded in one region of Methylobacillus flagellatus KT:
- a CDS encoding AsmA family protein has protein sequence MNKILKYSLFGLGGIVLVLVIIVAVFVATFNPNDYKPMIVQLVKDKKQRTLDIDGDIKLAFWPKLGADLGRISLSEHNGDKEFAAVEGLKVSVALIPLLRKKLVVDAVYVDGARANIVRYQDGSTNFDDLLSEDKEESSQEIAFDISSINVSNSAVSFHDEATDNTYAIEKFNLKTGRVALATPFDLASNFEVSASAPKVEARVKLQGNFMADLESQHFAIQKLDTVVKGNIADVQEVDIRLTGDVDARPEHMEFLVNGLKLAFAGQLADAKLAADFAAPRLVVRQDEVSGDKAELTFSQQKTDQSIKAQLVLADIKGSPRELQSSGINGEFSLKQADRSVESKFSSPFKGNLEDLVFELPKLAGRIDIKDKALPKGAAQGEFAFKLLADVKQEKVDSDFSLDVEDTKLKGDVAVAGFAKPDIRFSLNGDKLDLNKLLGNNVANAKPTQKAASKSAAEPSAPDLSALKDLLLQGNVNIGSIVYEKFRLTGLKLGIKADGKTLDVSPFKVKLDETTINGKFGISRFERPIYHFDVDIDKLDADRYITDSDAQPAKPAPAAVSKPQEGAPIDLSALRQLNADGELRIGSLKVANVNSTNVRIKLKADSGVAELAPFSANLYEGSMNGALTVDARSTPNIAIKQDMKSIAIGPLLTDVINNDMLNGKGSLNLDLTTSGDSVNSLKQGLNGKAVLNLKDGAVKGIDIAGTLRGAKDKLDVLKGNTSVAGDKRKQTDFSEMSASFNIKNGVAHNDDLYMKAPLFRIAGSGSIDIVNETLDYLAKPTVVASLKGQGGASLQELNGLTIPVKVTGTFTEPAFAIDFAGLAAAVAKNRLLEGAGGAKGEAVKNLLEGNREEAVKSLLNQKSGNRKDEAGSEASAASSEDKVKQKLQNLFGR, from the coding sequence ATGAATAAAATCCTCAAGTATTCCTTGTTTGGCCTCGGCGGAATCGTTCTGGTGCTGGTCATCATCGTGGCGGTGTTTGTCGCCACTTTCAACCCGAACGACTACAAACCCATGATCGTGCAATTGGTGAAGGACAAGAAGCAGCGCACGCTTGATATCGACGGCGACATCAAGCTCGCATTCTGGCCTAAGCTGGGTGCGGATCTCGGCAGGATTTCCCTTTCCGAGCATAATGGCGACAAGGAATTTGCTGCCGTGGAAGGCCTCAAAGTCTCCGTAGCGCTGATCCCCTTATTGAGGAAGAAGCTGGTGGTAGATGCGGTCTATGTGGATGGCGCGCGGGCCAATATCGTGCGCTACCAGGATGGTAGTACCAATTTTGACGACTTGCTAAGCGAGGACAAGGAAGAGTCTTCGCAGGAAATTGCCTTCGATATTTCCAGCATCAACGTCAGCAATTCTGCCGTGAGCTTCCATGATGAGGCGACAGACAATACCTACGCCATCGAAAAGTTCAACCTCAAGACCGGACGCGTTGCACTTGCCACGCCATTCGACCTCGCCAGCAATTTCGAAGTAAGTGCCAGCGCACCTAAGGTCGAGGCAAGAGTCAAGTTGCAAGGCAACTTCATGGCAGATCTCGAGAGCCAGCATTTTGCCATCCAAAAGCTGGATACCGTGGTCAAGGGTAATATCGCCGATGTTCAGGAGGTGGACATCCGCCTGACAGGCGATGTGGATGCGCGCCCTGAACACATGGAATTCCTGGTCAACGGCCTCAAGCTTGCGTTTGCCGGTCAGCTTGCCGATGCCAAGCTGGCAGCAGATTTCGCTGCGCCCAGGCTGGTCGTACGTCAGGATGAGGTATCGGGTGACAAGGCCGAATTGACCTTCAGCCAGCAAAAAACAGATCAGAGCATCAAGGCCCAACTGGTATTGGCGGACATCAAGGGCTCGCCAAGGGAGCTGCAAAGCAGCGGCATCAATGGCGAATTCAGCCTCAAGCAAGCCGATCGCAGCGTGGAAAGCAAGTTCTCATCGCCATTCAAGGGTAACCTGGAAGACCTGGTGTTCGAGCTGCCCAAGCTGGCAGGTAGGATAGACATCAAGGACAAGGCCTTGCCGAAAGGTGCTGCCCAGGGCGAGTTCGCTTTCAAGCTGCTGGCTGACGTCAAGCAGGAAAAGGTAGACAGCGATTTCAGCCTGGATGTCGAGGACACCAAGCTCAAGGGCGACGTGGCCGTGGCCGGCTTTGCCAAGCCCGATATCCGCTTCAGCCTCAATGGCGACAAACTGGACTTGAACAAACTGCTGGGTAATAACGTAGCCAATGCCAAACCTACGCAGAAAGCCGCAAGCAAGTCGGCGGCTGAGCCGTCCGCCCCCGATCTTTCGGCATTGAAAGACCTGCTGTTGCAGGGCAATGTGAATATCGGCAGTATCGTCTATGAGAAATTCCGCCTGACCGGGCTCAAACTTGGTATCAAGGCCGACGGCAAGACGCTCGACGTCAGCCCGTTCAAGGTGAAGCTCGACGAAACCACGATCAACGGCAAGTTCGGCATCAGCCGGTTCGAGCGGCCGATCTACCATTTCGACGTCGATATCGACAAGCTGGATGCGGACCGCTATATCACCGACTCCGACGCGCAGCCTGCGAAACCGGCCCCAGCCGCGGTCAGCAAGCCGCAGGAAGGCGCTCCCATAGACCTGAGTGCATTGCGGCAATTGAATGCGGATGGCGAGCTGCGCATCGGCTCGCTCAAGGTGGCCAACGTCAACAGCACCAATGTGCGCATCAAGCTAAAGGCGGACTCGGGGGTGGCCGAACTCGCCCCTTTTTCCGCTAACCTCTACGAGGGCTCCATGAACGGCGCCCTGACGGTCGACGCCCGCAGCACGCCGAATATCGCCATCAAGCAGGATATGAAGAGCATCGCGATCGGCCCTTTGCTGACAGATGTCATCAACAATGACATGTTGAATGGCAAGGGTAGCCTGAATCTTGATCTCACCACCAGTGGTGATAGCGTCAATTCCCTAAAGCAAGGGCTGAACGGCAAGGCGGTGCTCAACCTCAAGGATGGTGCGGTCAAGGGCATCGATATCGCTGGGACGCTGCGTGGTGCCAAGGACAAGCTCGATGTGCTCAAGGGCAATACCAGTGTCGCGGGGGACAAGCGCAAGCAGACCGATTTCAGCGAAATGTCCGCCAGCTTCAATATCAAGAACGGCGTGGCGCACAATGACGACCTCTACATGAAGGCACCCTTGTTCCGCATTGCGGGTAGTGGCAGCATCGACATCGTCAACGAAACCCTGGACTATCTTGCCAAGCCCACTGTCGTTGCCTCCCTCAAGGGGCAGGGCGGGGCCAGCTTGCAGGAGCTCAACGGCTTGACCATTCCGGTCAAGGTCACCGGGACTTTCACTGAACCAGCCTTTGCCATCGACTTTGCCGGGCTGGCTGCCGCGGTGGCCAAGAACAGGCTGCTGGAAGGTGCTGGCGGCGCCAAGGGCGAGGCGGTCAAGAACCTGCTGGAGGGCAATCGTGAAGAAGCGGTGAAGTCGCTGCTCAATCAAAAAAGCGGCAATCGCAAGGATGAAGCCGGCAGTGAAGCTTCGGCTGCCTCATCCGAAGACAAGGTCAAGCAGAAACTCCAGAACCTGTTCGGCCGCTGA
- a CDS encoding undecaprenyl-diphosphate phosphatase, whose amino-acid sequence MDILLLLKAFILGIIEGATEFLPISSTGHLIIVGDLLDFNDDKGKVFEIVIQLGAILAVCWEYRSRLISVATTLHTNTSQRFILNLFVAFLPAAIFGLLLHGFIKEHLFSSITVACALIVGGFAILLVENLYAHDKAPAAKASNLNEITPWQALKVGCAQSLAIMPGVSRSGATILGGMIFGLNRKTATEFSFFLAIPVMLAATFYDVYKNFSLFVFEDLAMFAVGFITAFLAALVAIKTLIRYVANHDFKGFAYYRIVLGIIVLAYYW is encoded by the coding sequence ATGGATATCTTATTATTATTGAAGGCTTTTATCCTCGGCATTATCGAGGGTGCCACCGAATTCCTCCCTATCAGCAGTACGGGCCATCTTATCATCGTTGGCGATTTGCTTGATTTCAACGACGACAAGGGCAAGGTATTCGAAATCGTGATTCAGCTGGGCGCCATTCTTGCCGTATGCTGGGAATACCGTAGCCGCCTGATCTCCGTGGCGACCACCTTGCATACCAATACCTCGCAGCGCTTCATCCTCAACCTGTTCGTCGCCTTCCTGCCTGCAGCCATTTTTGGATTGCTGTTGCACGGCTTTATCAAGGAGCATCTGTTTTCCTCGATTACCGTAGCATGTGCCTTGATCGTTGGCGGCTTTGCCATCCTGCTGGTAGAAAATCTCTATGCTCACGACAAGGCTCCGGCCGCCAAGGCGTCCAACCTCAACGAGATTACGCCATGGCAGGCGCTTAAGGTCGGTTGCGCACAATCGCTCGCAATCATGCCTGGTGTGTCGCGCTCCGGCGCCACTATCCTGGGTGGCATGATTTTCGGCCTCAACCGCAAGACGGCCACTGAATTCTCCTTCTTTCTCGCAATCCCGGTGATGCTCGCGGCTACGTTCTATGACGTGTACAAGAATTTCAGTCTGTTCGTATTCGAGGACCTGGCGATGTTCGCCGTGGGGTTCATCACCGCCTTCCTTGCCGCACTGGTGGCGATCAAAACCTTGATCCGCTATGTCGCCAACCATGATTTCAAGGGTTTTGCCTATTACCGTATCGTGCTCGGCATCATTGTCCTGGCTTATTACTGGTAA
- a CDS encoding YidB family protein, with translation MMGLFDSIAGSVMNKMAGSSGNPMIQAGLELMNKCGGPQGVLDKLRANGLDAEVESWLGSGNNLPLNLQQVLQVFGTELIQSMATQFSLPVDDFGSKLAEYLPQAIDKLSPDGKLPGSQAELMARAFSLLKG, from the coding sequence ATGATGGGATTATTCGACAGTATTGCAGGCTCGGTGATGAACAAGATGGCGGGTAGCAGCGGCAACCCAATGATACAGGCCGGGCTGGAGCTCATGAACAAGTGCGGCGGGCCGCAAGGCGTGCTTGATAAGCTGCGGGCCAACGGCCTGGACGCAGAAGTCGAGTCATGGTTGGGTTCCGGCAATAATCTCCCATTGAACCTGCAACAGGTGTTGCAGGTGTTCGGCACAGAGTTGATTCAGTCGATGGCGACACAGTTTTCCCTGCCTGTCGATGATTTCGGCAGCAAGCTGGCGGAGTACCTGCCGCAGGCGATTGACAAGCTCAGCCCGGACGGCAAACTGCCAGGCAGCCAGGCAGAGCTGATGGCACGGGCATTTTCCTTGCTTAAGGGATAA
- a CDS encoding pseudouridine synthase, translated as MTTLKLKPGAATPPKAPGKPPVRRADPAKRSRTTVPEYIAKASTARDVEAGPGPEKERKARPSAAPHQVAGKLPARPAKSPVSASQQDRKQDGRPRQFDDRDTPRRGGKQRDGFESGEFNQDRKTNPKFSPKPVPSQPELPRLSKRMAELGLCSRREADEFIANGWVKVNGEVVDVLGTRVAPDAKIEVSKEAHQHQAETVTILLHKPVGYVSGQAEDGYEPAVVLVHPDNQWKEDPSQTVFKRGHLRGLAPAGRLDIDSTGLLVLTQDGRVARRLIGEDSTVEKEYLVRVTGTLSEEGLRKLNHGLSLDGVKLKPAKVSWQNEDQLRFVLREGRKRQIRRMCELVGLTVVGLKRVRIGSVTLGKLPVGMWRYLRPGERF; from the coding sequence ATGACCACACTTAAATTGAAACCCGGTGCGGCAACTCCGCCTAAGGCTCCCGGCAAGCCGCCGGTGCGCAGGGCGGACCCCGCCAAGCGGTCGCGTACGACGGTGCCGGAGTATATCGCCAAGGCATCCACGGCAAGAGACGTCGAAGCCGGGCCTGGCCCCGAAAAAGAACGAAAAGCGCGGCCTAGCGCGGCCCCTCATCAAGTGGCTGGCAAACTCCCGGCAAGGCCAGCAAAGTCGCCAGTCTCTGCCAGCCAGCAAGATCGCAAGCAAGACGGCAGGCCGCGCCAGTTTGACGATCGGGATACGCCGCGCCGCGGCGGCAAGCAGCGCGACGGGTTCGAGTCTGGCGAGTTCAACCAGGATAGAAAGACCAACCCCAAGTTTTCACCCAAGCCTGTTCCCAGCCAGCCTGAATTGCCCAGGCTATCCAAGCGGATGGCCGAGCTCGGCCTGTGCTCGCGCCGAGAGGCGGACGAGTTCATTGCCAATGGCTGGGTGAAGGTGAATGGCGAAGTCGTCGATGTGCTGGGCACACGCGTGGCGCCCGATGCCAAGATAGAAGTCAGCAAGGAAGCGCACCAGCACCAAGCCGAGACTGTCACTATCCTGCTGCACAAGCCGGTAGGCTATGTCTCCGGCCAGGCAGAGGATGGTTATGAGCCTGCGGTGGTATTGGTGCATCCGGACAACCAGTGGAAGGAAGATCCGAGCCAGACGGTCTTTAAACGCGGGCATTTGCGAGGATTGGCACCTGCCGGTCGCCTGGACATCGATTCCACCGGATTGCTGGTGTTGACGCAGGATGGCCGCGTGGCTCGCCGCTTGATTGGCGAGGATTCGACAGTCGAGAAGGAGTATCTGGTGCGCGTCACCGGGACCTTGAGCGAAGAAGGGTTGAGGAAGCTCAATCACGGCCTGAGCCTGGATGGTGTCAAGCTCAAGCCGGCCAAGGTCTCCTGGCAGAATGAGGACCAGCTGCGTTTTGTACTGCGCGAGGGGCGGAAGCGCCAGATCCGCCGCATGTGTGAACTGGTTGGACTTACCGTGGTTGGGCTCAAGCGCGTGCGCATTGGTAGCGTGACCCTGGGTAAGCTGCCTGTTGGGATGTGGCGTTATCTGCGCCCAGGCGAGCGTTTCTAG
- the thiC gene encoding phosphomethylpyrimidine synthase ThiC: MNATDKNLQQNFLNATAQVDPGATQPFTNSRKIYIEGSRPDIRVPFREISLSDTPSAFGAEKNPPVIVYDTSGPYTDPDVQIDIRNGLPALRAGWIAERGDTEQLDGPTSSYGLERLHDPKLADMRFNLHRKPLRAKAGRNVTQMHYARQGIITPEMEFIAIRENQRREGMSELLQTQHAGQHFGASIPEIITPEFVRDEVARGRAIIPANINHPEIEPMIIGRNFLVKINANIGNSAVSSSIGEEVEKMVWGTRWGGDTVMDLSTGKNIHETREWIIRNSPVPIGTVPIYQALEKVNGKAEDLTWEIFRDTLIEQAEQGVDYFTIHAGVRLQYIPMTARRMTGIVSRGGSIMAKWCLAHHKESFLYEHFEEICDIMKAYDVSFSLGDGLRPGSIYDANDEAQFAELRTLGELTRIAWKHDVQTMIEGPGHVPMHMIKENMDLQLEHCGEAPFYTLGPLTTDIAPGYDHITSGIGAAMIGWYGCAMLCYVTPKEHLGLPDKEDVRVGIVTYKIAAHAADLAKGHPGAQIRDNALSKARFEFRWEDQFNLGLDPEKAKEFHDETLPQEGAKQAHFCSMCGPHFCSMKITQDVREYANKLGVDEQAALSKGMQEKAIEFVKRGSEVYQKV; the protein is encoded by the coding sequence ATGAACGCCACCGACAAAAACCTGCAGCAGAATTTCCTCAATGCCACCGCCCAGGTCGATCCGGGCGCAACGCAGCCTTTTACCAATTCCCGCAAGATCTATATCGAAGGCTCGCGCCCCGACATCCGCGTTCCTTTCCGCGAGATCAGCCTGTCCGATACGCCATCGGCATTCGGCGCCGAGAAGAACCCGCCGGTGATTGTCTACGACACTTCCGGTCCTTACACTGACCCGGATGTGCAGATCGACATCCGCAACGGTTTGCCGGCCCTGCGCGCTGGCTGGATTGCCGAGCGCGGCGATACCGAGCAACTGGACGGGCCGACTTCCAGCTATGGCCTGGAACGGCTGCACGATCCCAAGCTGGCCGACATGCGCTTCAACCTGCATCGCAAACCGTTGCGTGCCAAGGCAGGCAGGAACGTGACGCAGATGCACTATGCGCGCCAAGGCATCATTACTCCGGAGATGGAGTTCATCGCCATCCGCGAGAACCAGCGCCGCGAAGGCATGAGCGAACTGTTGCAGACCCAGCATGCCGGGCAGCATTTCGGCGCTTCCATTCCTGAAATCATCACGCCTGAGTTCGTCCGGGACGAAGTGGCGCGCGGCCGGGCAATCATTCCTGCCAATATCAACCACCCCGAAATCGAGCCGATGATCATCGGCCGCAATTTCCTCGTGAAGATCAATGCCAATATCGGCAATTCCGCCGTCAGCTCAAGCATAGGCGAAGAAGTCGAGAAGATGGTCTGGGGCACCCGCTGGGGCGGCGATACCGTGATGGACCTGTCCACCGGCAAGAACATCCACGAAACGCGCGAGTGGATCATCCGCAATTCACCCGTGCCGATCGGCACCGTGCCTATCTACCAGGCGCTGGAAAAGGTCAACGGCAAGGCCGAAGACCTGACTTGGGAAATCTTTCGCGATACCTTGATCGAGCAGGCGGAGCAGGGCGTGGATTATTTCACCATCCATGCCGGCGTGCGTTTGCAGTACATTCCGATGACCGCCAGGCGCATGACCGGCATCGTCTCGCGCGGCGGCTCCATCATGGCGAAGTGGTGCCTGGCGCACCATAAGGAGTCTTTCCTCTACGAGCATTTCGAGGAAATTTGCGACATCATGAAGGCCTACGATGTCAGCTTCTCGCTCGGCGACGGCCTGCGTCCCGGCTCGATCTACGATGCCAATGATGAAGCCCAGTTTGCTGAGCTGAGAACCTTGGGTGAATTGACCCGGATCGCCTGGAAGCATGACGTGCAGACCATGATCGAAGGCCCTGGCCACGTACCCATGCACATGATCAAGGAAAACATGGACTTACAGCTGGAGCATTGCGGCGAGGCCCCGTTCTATACTCTGGGACCTTTGACCACCGATATCGCACCCGGCTACGACCACATCACCTCCGGCATCGGCGCCGCGATGATAGGCTGGTACGGTTGCGCGATGCTGTGCTACGTCACGCCGAAGGAGCACCTGGGCCTGCCGGATAAGGAAGACGTGCGCGTCGGCATCGTCACCTACAAGATTGCCGCGCACGCCGCCGACCTGGCCAAAGGCCACCCCGGCGCTCAGATTCGCGACAACGCCCTGTCCAAGGCACGTTTCGAGTTCCGGTGGGAGGACCAGTTCAACCTCGGCCTCGATCCGGAGAAAGCCAAGGAATTCCACGACGAGACCCTGCCGCAGGAAGGGGCCAAGCAGGCGCACTTCTGCTCCATGTGCGGTCCGCACTTTTGTTCAATGAAAATTACCCAGGACGTGCGCGAATATGCCAACAAGCTGGGTGTGGACGAGCAGGCGGCGCTGAGCAAGGGCATGCAGGAAAAGGCGATCGAGTTCGTTAAGCGCGGCAGCGAGGTTTATCAGAAGGTTTAA
- a CDS encoding protein-L-isoaspartate O-methyltransferase family protein, with amino-acid sequence MHHDVEQARFNMIEQQIRPWEVLDGTVLDLLGRVPREAFVPEQYRGLAFADIEIPIGFGQTMLSPKMEGRILQSLEIKPTDKVLEIGTGSGYFTALLASLAQEVHSVEINAELSNQAHLKLLQQQIHNVTLHIGDGARGWPGNAPYDVIVFTGSLALPPLINDQLRVGGRLFAVIGEPPVMEATIMRRISEDAVRQDVIFETTLPQLENAPQPEKFDF; translated from the coding sequence ATGCACCATGATGTAGAACAAGCCCGCTTCAACATGATAGAGCAGCAGATCCGCCCCTGGGAGGTGCTTGACGGCACCGTGCTCGACCTTTTGGGCCGCGTGCCGCGCGAAGCGTTTGTCCCCGAGCAATATCGCGGCCTGGCGTTTGCCGATATCGAAATCCCCATCGGCTTCGGCCAGACCATGCTTTCCCCCAAGATGGAAGGCCGCATCCTGCAATCGCTGGAAATCAAGCCAACCGATAAAGTCCTGGAAATCGGCACCGGCAGCGGCTACTTCACCGCCCTGCTTGCCTCACTTGCGCAAGAGGTGCACAGCGTCGAGATCAATGCCGAACTCAGCAATCAAGCGCATCTCAAGCTGCTTCAGCAGCAAATCCACAATGTGACGCTGCATATAGGAGACGGCGCACGTGGGTGGCCGGGCAATGCCCCCTATGACGTGATCGTCTTCACCGGTTCACTGGCCCTGCCGCCGCTGATAAACGATCAGTTGCGCGTCGGCGGCAGGTTGTTCGCCGTCATTGGCGAGCCCCCCGTGATGGAGGCCACCATCATGCGCCGCATCAGCGAAGATGCGGTACGCCAGGACGTGATTTTCGAAACCACGCTTCCTCAGCTCGAGAACGCCCCCCAGCCGGAAAAATTCGATTTCTAG
- a CDS encoding efflux RND transporter periplasmic adaptor subunit, with product MPLLLSSTPLHSWLLAISVSLLVACHKPAPEAPPPRPALVMQLTDLHTDHGQWLTGEVRPRYESAQGFRIAGKIIQRHVEVGDHVKKGQMLARLDAEDNQLSLASAQAALQSAEAQLALAEADSKRQRQLFEKRFISAAALDTVETRLKSSLAQVMQAQAQVRVASNQAQYTTLAAERDGIVTAIDAEPGQVVSAGQVIARVAVPDELEVQIAIPESRLENLEPGAPAIIRLWSNRDQVYQGRIREIAPAADPATRTFRTKVSLLNADEKVQIGMTAGVRLERQEQAFVLPSTAVSQQHGEAQVWVMDANNRVHAQQVDIGGYSEQGVSIVSGLKGDETLVVTGIHTLTEGQAVTPLRTEINQ from the coding sequence ATGCCGTTATTACTTTCGAGCACACCACTTCACTCATGGCTGTTAGCCATCTCCGTTTCCCTGCTGGTCGCTTGCCACAAGCCGGCACCCGAGGCGCCGCCACCACGGCCCGCCCTCGTCATGCAGCTCACCGACCTGCATACCGACCATGGCCAGTGGCTGACGGGAGAAGTGCGTCCTCGCTATGAATCGGCGCAGGGCTTTCGTATCGCAGGCAAGATCATCCAGCGTCACGTGGAAGTCGGTGACCATGTCAAGAAAGGCCAAATGCTGGCAAGGCTGGATGCCGAGGATAACCAGCTCTCGCTGGCCTCGGCCCAGGCCGCACTGCAGTCCGCAGAAGCGCAATTGGCCTTGGCCGAAGCCGACAGCAAACGCCAACGGCAACTATTCGAGAAGCGCTTCATTTCCGCAGCCGCCCTGGACACGGTGGAAACGCGCCTGAAGTCTAGCCTGGCACAGGTAATGCAGGCTCAGGCGCAGGTCAGGGTAGCCAGCAATCAGGCACAATACACGACACTGGCAGCGGAACGCGATGGCATCGTGACGGCCATCGACGCAGAACCGGGACAGGTCGTGAGCGCCGGGCAGGTGATTGCCCGGGTGGCAGTGCCTGACGAGCTTGAAGTACAGATCGCCATTCCCGAATCCCGTCTAGAGAACCTGGAACCGGGAGCGCCGGCCATCATCCGCCTTTGGTCGAACCGCGACCAGGTCTACCAGGGGCGCATCAGGGAAATCGCTCCTGCGGCCGACCCGGCAACCCGTACCTTCAGGACCAAGGTATCGCTGCTCAATGCCGACGAGAAAGTACAAATCGGCATGACGGCAGGTGTCAGGCTGGAGCGCCAGGAGCAGGCGTTCGTCCTGCCCAGCACAGCCGTGTCGCAACAACATGGAGAGGCGCAGGTATGGGTGATGGATGCGAACAATCGCGTGCATGCGCAGCAAGTGGACATTGGTGGCTACAGCGAACAAGGGGTCAGCATTGTATCCGGGCTCAAAGGCGATGAGACCCTTGTCGTCACCGGCATTCACACCCTCACTGAAGGGCAAGCGGTCACGCCGCTCAGGACAGAAATCAATCAATGA